In Elaeis guineensis isolate ETL-2024a chromosome 1, EG11, whole genome shotgun sequence, a genomic segment contains:
- the LOC105038017 gene encoding WAT1-related protein At1g25270 isoform X3 has product MLASLCGLFGGSLAQNLYVSSMKLTSATFASAMTNLIPAITFILAVLFRLESLGIHSLSGQAKVLGTIFGISGAMLLTFYRGVDINIWSTNINLLKSHSEGAAAPHQEPGNHVMGSLLAVASCVCYAIWLIIQVILTRLWSLGTLDYTCITVGYVSKYLPLQAKMMKEYPCHYSTTALMCLMGTVQSIIFALCVERDWEQWRLCFDIRLLAVIYSGVVGSGLILTVLAWCIKKKGPLYASIFNPLMLVIVALLSSLLLNEKLHLGSVLGAVLIVIGLYIVLWGKGREAAKVGELSADESIDVIIVSGDKGLQEQCSGPHGPSESKQ; this is encoded by the exons ATGCTGGCTTCCTTATGCGGGCTATTTGG GGGTTCATTAGCACAGAATCTGTATGTCTCCAGCATGAAGCTTACATCAGCAACCTTTGCCTCAGCTATGACTAATCTCATCCCAGCAATCACATTCATTTTGGCTGTTCTGTTCAG GTTGGAGAGTTTAGGAATCCATTCCCTTTCTGGACAAGCAAAGGTTTTGGGCACCATATTTGGGATTAGTGGTGCCATGCTTCTTACCTTCTACAGAGGAGTAGACATCAATATCTGGTCGACAAACATCAACCTCCTCAAGTCCCACTCCGAGGGAGCAGCAGCACCTCACCAAGAGCCGGGTAATCACGTAATGGGCTCATTGCTGGCTGTTGCCAGTTGTGTCTGTTATGCAATCTGGTTAATAATTCAGGTGATATTAACGCGATTATGGTCTCTTGGTACCTTGGACTACACTTGTATAACTGTTGGATATGTCTCCAAATATTTACCTTTGCAGGCAAAGATGATGAAAGAATATCCTTGCCACTACTCGACCACGGCCTTGATGTGTTTAATGGGCACAGTTCAGTCCATCATTTTTGCACTTTGTGTAGAGAGGGATTGGGAACAATGGAGATTATGTTTCGATATTAGGCTGCTCGCCGTCATCTATTCG GGTGTGGTGGGATCTGGACTTATCCTTACAGTTCTGGCTTGGTGCATCAAGAAGAAGGGCCCACTGTATGCTTCTATCTTTAATCCTTTGATGCTTGTCATCGTGGCACTTCTGAGTTCACTTTTATTGAATGAGAAGTTGCATCTTGGAAG TGTATTAGGAGCTGTGTTGATAGTAATCGGGTTGTACATAGTACTTTGGGGAAAAGGAAGAGAAGCAGCGAAGGTAGGGGAGTTGTCTGCAGATGAGTCCATAGATGTCATTATAGTTTCTGGAGACAAGGGTTTGCAAGAGCAATGTTCAGGGCCCCATGGTCCCTCCGAATCAAAACAGTAG
- the LOC105038017 gene encoding WAT1-related protein At1g25270 isoform X1, with the protein MGGQLCAVLEGLKPAGGMVLVQVVFAGVNVFYKLAINDGMDMRVLVTYRFLFASVFLGPLAFFLERKSRPKITWKVLMLASLCGLFGGSLAQNLYVSSMKLTSATFASAMTNLIPAITFILAVLFRLESLGIHSLSGQAKVLGTIFGISGAMLLTFYRGVDINIWSTNINLLKSHSEGAAAPHQEPGNHVMGSLLAVASCVCYAIWLIIQVILTRLWSLGTLDYTCITVGYVSKYLPLQAKMMKEYPCHYSTTALMCLMGTVQSIIFALCVERDWEQWRLCFDIRLLAVIYSGVVGSGLILTVLAWCIKKKGPLYASIFNPLMLVIVALLSSLLLNEKLHLGSVLGAVLIVIGLYIVLWGKGREAAKVGELSADESIDVIIVSGDKGLQEQCSGPHGPSESKQ; encoded by the exons ATGGGAGGCCAGCTTTGTGCGGTGTTGGAAGGGCTGAAGCCGGCGGGGGGAATGGTTTTGGTTCAGGTTGTCTTCGCCGGGGTAAACGTCTTCTATAAGTTAGCCATCAACGATGGCATGGACATGAGGGTCCTTGTAACCTATCGTTTTCTCTTCGCCTCTGTTTTCTTAGGCCCTCTAGCCTTCTTTCTAGAAAG GAAGAGTCGGCCAAAGATAACATGGAAGGTTTTAATGCTGGCTTCCTTATGCGGGCTATTTGG GGGTTCATTAGCACAGAATCTGTATGTCTCCAGCATGAAGCTTACATCAGCAACCTTTGCCTCAGCTATGACTAATCTCATCCCAGCAATCACATTCATTTTGGCTGTTCTGTTCAG GTTGGAGAGTTTAGGAATCCATTCCCTTTCTGGACAAGCAAAGGTTTTGGGCACCATATTTGGGATTAGTGGTGCCATGCTTCTTACCTTCTACAGAGGAGTAGACATCAATATCTGGTCGACAAACATCAACCTCCTCAAGTCCCACTCCGAGGGAGCAGCAGCACCTCACCAAGAGCCGGGTAATCACGTAATGGGCTCATTGCTGGCTGTTGCCAGTTGTGTCTGTTATGCAATCTGGTTAATAATTCAGGTGATATTAACGCGATTATGGTCTCTTGGTACCTTGGACTACACTTGTATAACTGTTGGATATGTCTCCAAATATTTACCTTTGCAGGCAAAGATGATGAAAGAATATCCTTGCCACTACTCGACCACGGCCTTGATGTGTTTAATGGGCACAGTTCAGTCCATCATTTTTGCACTTTGTGTAGAGAGGGATTGGGAACAATGGAGATTATGTTTCGATATTAGGCTGCTCGCCGTCATCTATTCG GGTGTGGTGGGATCTGGACTTATCCTTACAGTTCTGGCTTGGTGCATCAAGAAGAAGGGCCCACTGTATGCTTCTATCTTTAATCCTTTGATGCTTGTCATCGTGGCACTTCTGAGTTCACTTTTATTGAATGAGAAGTTGCATCTTGGAAG TGTATTAGGAGCTGTGTTGATAGTAATCGGGTTGTACATAGTACTTTGGGGAAAAGGAAGAGAAGCAGCGAAGGTAGGGGAGTTGTCTGCAGATGAGTCCATAGATGTCATTATAGTTTCTGGAGACAAGGGTTTGCAAGAGCAATGTTCAGGGCCCCATGGTCCCTCCGAATCAAAACAGTAG
- the LOC105038017 gene encoding WAT1-related protein At1g25270 isoform X2, which translates to MGGQLCAVLEGLKPAGGMVLVQVVFAGVNVFYKLAINDGMDMRVLVTYRFLFASVFLGPLAFFLERKSRPKITWKVLMLASLCGLFGGSLAQNLYVSSMKLTSATFASAMTNLIPAITFILAVLFRLESLGIHSLSGQAKVLGTIFGISGAMLLTFYRGVDINIWSTNINLLKSHSEGAAAPHQEPGNHVMGSLLAVASCVCYAIWLIIQAKMMKEYPCHYSTTALMCLMGTVQSIIFALCVERDWEQWRLCFDIRLLAVIYSGVVGSGLILTVLAWCIKKKGPLYASIFNPLMLVIVALLSSLLLNEKLHLGSVLGAVLIVIGLYIVLWGKGREAAKVGELSADESIDVIIVSGDKGLQEQCSGPHGPSESKQ; encoded by the exons ATGGGAGGCCAGCTTTGTGCGGTGTTGGAAGGGCTGAAGCCGGCGGGGGGAATGGTTTTGGTTCAGGTTGTCTTCGCCGGGGTAAACGTCTTCTATAAGTTAGCCATCAACGATGGCATGGACATGAGGGTCCTTGTAACCTATCGTTTTCTCTTCGCCTCTGTTTTCTTAGGCCCTCTAGCCTTCTTTCTAGAAAG GAAGAGTCGGCCAAAGATAACATGGAAGGTTTTAATGCTGGCTTCCTTATGCGGGCTATTTGG GGGTTCATTAGCACAGAATCTGTATGTCTCCAGCATGAAGCTTACATCAGCAACCTTTGCCTCAGCTATGACTAATCTCATCCCAGCAATCACATTCATTTTGGCTGTTCTGTTCAG GTTGGAGAGTTTAGGAATCCATTCCCTTTCTGGACAAGCAAAGGTTTTGGGCACCATATTTGGGATTAGTGGTGCCATGCTTCTTACCTTCTACAGAGGAGTAGACATCAATATCTGGTCGACAAACATCAACCTCCTCAAGTCCCACTCCGAGGGAGCAGCAGCACCTCACCAAGAGCCGGGTAATCACGTAATGGGCTCATTGCTGGCTGTTGCCAGTTGTGTCTGTTATGCAATCTGGTTAATAATTCAG GCAAAGATGATGAAAGAATATCCTTGCCACTACTCGACCACGGCCTTGATGTGTTTAATGGGCACAGTTCAGTCCATCATTTTTGCACTTTGTGTAGAGAGGGATTGGGAACAATGGAGATTATGTTTCGATATTAGGCTGCTCGCCGTCATCTATTCG GGTGTGGTGGGATCTGGACTTATCCTTACAGTTCTGGCTTGGTGCATCAAGAAGAAGGGCCCACTGTATGCTTCTATCTTTAATCCTTTGATGCTTGTCATCGTGGCACTTCTGAGTTCACTTTTATTGAATGAGAAGTTGCATCTTGGAAG TGTATTAGGAGCTGTGTTGATAGTAATCGGGTTGTACATAGTACTTTGGGGAAAAGGAAGAGAAGCAGCGAAGGTAGGGGAGTTGTCTGCAGATGAGTCCATAGATGTCATTATAGTTTCTGGAGACAAGGGTTTGCAAGAGCAATGTTCAGGGCCCCATGGTCCCTCCGAATCAAAACAGTAG